In Humulus lupulus chromosome 7, drHumLupu1.1, whole genome shotgun sequence, the following are encoded in one genomic region:
- the LOC133788603 gene encoding alpha carbonic anhydrase 7-like, with the protein MEKLVINKVILSCFLYVFLALHFSPAASQEVEDTREFAYESWSMRGPARWGMIRPEWRMCSNGTMQSPIELLDQRVRLVSSLGRLKSRYIPSNATLRNRGHDMMLKWTSNTAGFVELNRTRYYLQQSHWHSPSEHTMNGKRFDLELHLVHQSLTGQLAVIGIMYQIGAADSFLTSMEGHLMHAISNRTYQERSVGVVDPSLIKFGSRRYYKYIGSLTVPPCTQNVIWLVVREVRTVARGQVSLLHVAVNDGSDTNARPIQHVHGRTLELYTNEDVIYRRN; encoded by the exons ATGGAGAAGCTTGTTATAAACAAAGTGATCTTGTCATGCTTCTTGTACGTTTTTCTTGCACTGCATTTCAGTCCAGCTGCATCTCAGGAAGTCG AGGACACAAGAGAGTTTGCGTATGAGTCATGGAGCATGAGGGGACCGGCCCGATGGGGAATGATTCGGCCGGAGTGGAGAATGTGCAGCAATGGGACAATGCAGTCTCCCATCGAGCTTTTAGACCAGAGAGTTAGACTTGTCTCATCTTTAGGGAGGCTTAAGAGTAGGTACATACCTTCCAATGCCACCCTTCGAAACAGGGGTCATGATATGATG CTGAAATGGACTTCGAACACAGCTGGATTTGTTGAACTAAACAGAACTCGGTATTACTTGCAACAAAGCCACTGGCACTCACCCTCGGAACACACCATGAATGGCAAGAGGTTCGATCTTGAGCTTCACTTGGTTCACCAAAGCCTAACTGGACAACTCGCTGTCATTGGAATTATGTATCAGATCGGAGCTGCTGATTCATTTTTAACATCG ATGGAGGGTCATTTAATGCATGCCATTTCCAATCGAACATATCAAGAAAGGAGTGTTGGGGTGGTTGATCCGAGCCTAATCAAATTTGGAAGCAGAAGATATTACAAATACATTGGCTCTCTCACAGTTCCTCCTTGCACTCAAAATGTTATTTGGCTCGTTGTAAGAGAG GTACGCACTGTAGCGAGAGGACAAGTGAGCTTGCTCCATGTTGCTGTCAACGAT GGTTCGGATACTAATGCTAGACCGATACAGCATGTTCACGGGCGCACCTTGGAGTTATATACCAACGAGGACGTCATATATAGGCGGAATTAa